The Gemmata palustris genome includes a region encoding these proteins:
- a CDS encoding phage head closure protein has translation MAKCSAPLFAKLDKRVTLQTETQTADGQGGFTTAWSDVVTLWASVEPLKGYERMVAQRLDTHLTHRVTLRYRSEVYTARRLVLEGRVLDIKEVLNENEANRYLKLLCAERLEDRGSWETTPGNWETIDTPWEAIG, from the coding sequence ATGGCGAAGTGTAGCGCACCGCTCTTTGCCAAGCTCGACAAGCGGGTCACCCTCCAGACCGAGACGCAGACCGCTGACGGCCAGGGCGGGTTCACCACCGCGTGGTCGGATGTGGTCACGCTCTGGGCATCCGTTGAACCGCTCAAGGGATACGAGCGGATGGTCGCCCAGCGCCTCGACACGCACCTCACGCACCGGGTGACACTCCGCTACCGCTCGGAAGTCTACACGGCCCGCCGCCTGGTGCTCGAGGGCCGCGTGCTCGACATCAAGGAAGTGCTGAACGAGAACGAAGCGAACCGGTACCTGAAGCTCCTGTGCGCCGAGCGCCTGGAGGACCGCGGGAGCTGGGAGACGACCCCGGGCAACTGGGAAACCATTGACACGCCGTGGGAGGCCATCGGGTAA
- a CDS encoding head-tail connector protein, with amino-acid sequence MSLRRHIRVTTPPASEPVTVAEAKLWLKVDGDDDDDLLTGLIAAAREAAESFTGRAFITQAVTLTLDLGCSGWANELPDGVYDLPVSALYGALPRIISLSRPPVSAITSVTTTDTTNTATAFSSANYTLDAAGSRLLLNDGSYWPTNLRPAAAISVLTANGYGATGASVPQPIRHAILMHVASMYESRLVCDLPAACRALLQPFKVYGEV; translated from the coding sequence ATGTCGCTCCGCCGCCACATCCGCGTTACCACGCCCCCGGCCAGTGAGCCGGTCACCGTGGCCGAGGCGAAGCTGTGGCTCAAGGTCGACGGGGACGATGACGACGACCTGCTGACGGGACTCATCGCCGCCGCTCGTGAGGCCGCCGAATCCTTCACTGGGCGCGCGTTCATAACCCAAGCCGTGACCCTCACGCTCGATCTCGGGTGCTCGGGATGGGCGAACGAGTTGCCCGACGGAGTGTACGACCTGCCGGTTTCCGCCCTGTACGGCGCACTCCCGCGTATCATCTCGCTCTCCCGCCCGCCGGTGAGTGCCATTACGTCGGTGACGACAACCGATACCACGAACACCGCCACCGCCTTTTCCTCCGCCAACTACACACTGGACGCCGCCGGGAGCCGCCTGCTCCTGAACGACGGGAGCTACTGGCCCACGAATTTACGCCCCGCTGCCGCGATCTCCGTACTGACCGCCAACGGGTATGGGGCCACCGGCGCGTCAGTGCCGCAACCGATCCGCCACGCGATTCTCATGCACGTGGCGAGCATGTACGAATCACGCCTCGTGTGCGACTTACCTGCCGCCTGCCGCGCCCTCCTCCAACCGTTCAAGGTGTATGGCGAAGTGTAG
- a CDS encoding O-antigen ligase family protein codes for MPVLVPALLHATALIVALLVQTTASPLAGAWVLFFIAGCAALLYRGDFRGSKPATWHFTLIWLVAISASAFLLAPVRGGAATLAILAAMPALALCLKREDLPSYFGCFGTVLAVYAAGLITQYALGVQYTEYNFNGVAWPLLNPNNAAAVLNCGLIPAFWAGFRNTKYWLLAILFAAALYCTQSFAGGASAIMACGLILIGQIGFRPVLALGAAGGSALAVLCLVSPGVYESLFGEAVKSFTYRFPIWGASASLLQLAPQTGLGLGSFAYYYAQVRTEGLSSGFYAHNDVLHLAVEAGIPVALIFCALAACVAISTRKHNVAPACALFVVFLQGMVEFQFYVPAVSILAGLTLAWHAHARKESLA; via the coding sequence ATGCCGGTTCTCGTGCCCGCGCTTCTCCACGCCACAGCGCTCATCGTCGCCCTGCTCGTGCAGACGACGGCGAGCCCGCTGGCGGGAGCGTGGGTGCTGTTCTTCATCGCCGGGTGCGCGGCTCTTCTTTACCGGGGTGACTTCCGGGGGAGTAAGCCCGCCACCTGGCACTTCACTTTGATCTGGCTCGTTGCGATCAGCGCGTCCGCGTTCCTGTTGGCACCGGTCCGCGGGGGTGCCGCGACACTGGCGATCCTCGCCGCGATGCCCGCCCTGGCCCTGTGCCTGAAGCGGGAGGATCTCCCGAGCTACTTCGGGTGCTTCGGCACCGTGCTCGCAGTGTACGCCGCCGGTCTCATCACCCAGTACGCCCTCGGGGTCCAGTACACGGAATACAACTTCAACGGCGTGGCGTGGCCGCTCTTGAACCCGAACAACGCGGCGGCGGTGCTCAACTGCGGGCTGATCCCGGCCTTCTGGGCGGGCTTCCGCAACACGAAATACTGGCTCCTGGCGATTCTCTTCGCTGCAGCCCTCTACTGCACGCAATCGTTTGCCGGTGGGGCCTCGGCGATCATGGCCTGCGGGCTCATCCTGATCGGACAAATCGGGTTCCGTCCCGTTCTGGCACTCGGTGCGGCCGGTGGTTCCGCTCTTGCGGTCCTCTGTCTCGTCTCGCCCGGTGTGTACGAATCGCTTTTCGGCGAGGCCGTGAAATCGTTTACCTACCGCTTCCCGATCTGGGGGGCGTCGGCGTCACTGCTCCAACTCGCCCCGCAGACCGGGCTCGGGCTCGGGAGCTTCGCGTACTACTACGCACAGGTCCGTACCGAGGGCCTCTCCAGCGGGTTCTACGCGCACAACGACGTGCTCCATTTGGCCGTGGAAGCGGGAATCCCGGTCGCACTGATCTTCTGCGCCCTCGCGGCGTGCGTTGCTATCAGCACACGGAAACACAATGTGGCCCCCGCCTGCGCCCTGTTCGTCGTGTTCCTACAGGGCATGGTCGAGTTCCAGTTTTATGTCCCGGCGGTGAGCATCCTCGCCGGGCTCACCCTCGCGTGGCACGCCCACGCACGAAAGGAGTCACTCGCATGA
- a CDS encoding phage major capsid protein translates to MSLEEMKPALENALKAFNEYKGVVETIQTKTNTLEGKLDALDLAKFDKIEKAIGDAVELNQKTEARAKALEDNQKALEAALNRGPLGSVTDEKATRIKFKKAINAFARKDTGQSGKSQLYFDDFVKEEYPNDVELKALSVGTDPNGGYLVTPEMGGIISTKVYESSPMRALASVQQIGSLAYEYIIDNDEAGSGWAGETSSRPTTNTPTLGKITITAHELYANPKATQTVLDDASIDMEAWLAGKVAEKFARDEATAFVTGNGIAKPRGIMSYTSGTDITAEQVEQVNSGSASTFTYAGLVDLQNALKEPYQGNARFLIRRASNAFLLKLVDGEGRPIFNMSYDKNAGLEPTIMGKPVSFAADVAAVASNALAMAYGDFRAAYLIVDRIGLRVLRDPYTDKPYVSFYTTKRVGGAVINFEALKIQKISS, encoded by the coding sequence ATGTCACTAGAAGAAATGAAACCCGCACTCGAAAACGCCCTCAAAGCGTTCAACGAGTACAAGGGGGTCGTGGAAACGATCCAGACCAAGACCAACACGCTCGAGGGCAAGCTCGACGCGCTCGACCTGGCCAAGTTCGACAAGATCGAGAAGGCCATCGGCGACGCCGTGGAACTGAACCAGAAGACGGAAGCCCGCGCGAAGGCCCTGGAGGACAACCAGAAGGCCCTGGAAGCCGCACTCAACCGCGGCCCGCTCGGCTCCGTCACCGACGAGAAGGCGACCCGCATCAAGTTCAAGAAGGCGATCAACGCGTTCGCCCGCAAGGACACCGGCCAGAGCGGCAAGAGCCAGCTCTACTTCGACGATTTCGTGAAGGAAGAATACCCGAACGACGTCGAACTGAAGGCCCTGTCCGTCGGCACCGACCCCAACGGCGGGTACCTGGTGACCCCGGAAATGGGCGGCATCATCAGCACCAAGGTGTACGAATCGTCCCCGATGCGTGCCCTGGCCTCGGTCCAGCAGATCGGCTCCCTGGCTTACGAGTACATCATCGACAACGACGAGGCCGGGTCCGGCTGGGCCGGCGAAACGTCGTCTCGCCCCACCACCAACACGCCGACGCTGGGCAAGATCACCATCACCGCGCACGAACTGTACGCCAATCCCAAGGCGACCCAGACCGTGCTCGATGACGCGAGCATCGACATGGAAGCGTGGCTCGCCGGGAAGGTGGCCGAGAAGTTCGCCCGCGACGAGGCCACGGCGTTCGTCACCGGCAACGGGATCGCCAAGCCGCGCGGCATCATGAGCTACACCTCCGGCACCGACATCACCGCCGAGCAGGTGGAGCAGGTGAACTCGGGTTCGGCCAGCACGTTCACGTATGCCGGACTGGTGGACCTCCAGAACGCGCTTAAGGAGCCGTACCAGGGGAACGCCCGGTTCCTGATCCGCCGCGCGTCCAACGCCTTCCTGCTGAAGCTCGTCGACGGCGAGGGCCGCCCGATCTTCAACATGTCCTACGACAAGAACGCAGGTCTCGAGCCCACCATCATGGGCAAGCCCGTGAGCTTCGCGGCGGACGTGGCGGCAGTGGCCTCCAATGCGCTGGCGATGGCATACGGGGACTTCCGCGCGGCGTACCTGATCGTGGACCGCATCGGGCTGCGCGTTCTGCGCGACCCGTACACCGACAAACCGTATGTGAGCTTCTACACCACGAAGCGCGTCGGCGGGGCGGTCATCAACTTCGAGGCCCTGAAGATCCAGAAGATCAGCAGCTAA
- a CDS encoding HK97 family phage prohead protease produces MERKHIELTEFEVKFADTGVATIEGYASTFGNVDSQNDIVMPGAFKDSLAQRMPKMLYQHDPHRIPGVWESGAEDSKGLILVGKTLNTTLGRDAAEELRSGAIDRLSIGYSPTKSAFDKAKGTRRLEQVKLWEASLVTFPANERAVITGVKGAHENEREFEEFLREAGYSRDAAKIIVAKGFKALSGQREAGGEEAVLTHILNQFKI; encoded by the coding sequence ATGGAACGCAAACACATCGAGCTGACCGAATTCGAGGTCAAGTTCGCCGACACCGGCGTCGCCACCATTGAGGGCTACGCCTCCACGTTCGGGAACGTCGACAGTCAGAACGACATCGTGATGCCCGGCGCGTTCAAGGACTCGCTCGCCCAGCGCATGCCCAAGATGCTGTACCAGCACGACCCGCACCGTATCCCCGGCGTGTGGGAGAGCGGGGCCGAGGACAGCAAGGGGCTGATCCTGGTGGGCAAGACGCTCAACACCACCCTGGGGCGCGACGCCGCCGAGGAACTCCGCAGTGGGGCCATCGACCGCCTCAGCATCGGGTACTCCCCCACCAAGTCCGCTTTCGACAAGGCCAAGGGCACCCGCCGCCTGGAACAGGTGAAGCTGTGGGAGGCTTCGCTCGTGACGTTCCCGGCCAACGAGCGGGCCGTCATCACGGGGGTGAAAGGCGCGCACGAGAACGAGCGCGAGTTTGAAGAATTCCTGCGAGAGGCAGGATACAGCCGCGACGCCGCGAAGATCATCGTGGCCAAGGGGTTCAAGGCACTGTCCGGTCAGCGAGAGGCTGGGGGCGAGGAGGCCGTACTGACACACATTCTCAACCAATTCAAGATATAG
- a CDS encoding phage minor head protein, giving the protein MNRRTQLNAWLAAMAVFERRALGDVGRARNAMILYAASTYQRLGSVPSFVKEAHRKRLEAVITQHYKRVIPHFGNMALSQIKSRPVPLQTKRRPFADLAAEWIKREALRKATMIAATDFDDVRNAIQDGFDEGEGTDAIARRIRKVTALTPHRAATVARTETHAAATFGSVESVREASQELGVTMKKEWLATRDDRTRPDHAAADGQQVGLDEKFTVGGVMMDRPGDPSAPIESIANCRCAMTFEEV; this is encoded by the coding sequence ATGAATCGCCGGACGCAACTTAACGCCTGGCTCGCCGCGATGGCCGTGTTCGAGCGCCGGGCACTGGGCGACGTGGGCCGCGCCCGCAACGCCATGATCCTGTACGCCGCGAGCACTTACCAGCGCCTCGGGTCCGTACCGAGCTTCGTCAAAGAGGCACATCGGAAGCGGCTCGAAGCGGTCATCACGCAACATTACAAACGGGTCATCCCGCACTTCGGCAACATGGCACTTTCACAGATCAAATCCCGCCCGGTCCCGCTGCAAACGAAGCGCCGCCCGTTCGCCGACCTCGCCGCCGAGTGGATCAAGCGTGAGGCATTGCGCAAAGCCACCATGATCGCGGCCACTGACTTCGACGATGTCCGCAACGCCATCCAGGACGGGTTCGACGAAGGAGAAGGCACTGACGCAATCGCCCGCCGCATCCGCAAGGTGACCGCACTGACACCGCACCGTGCCGCGACTGTTGCTCGCACGGAAACGCATGCAGCGGCCACGTTCGGCAGTGTCGAATCGGTACGCGAAGCCTCGCAAGAGCTGGGCGTGACGATGAAAAAAGAGTGGCTCGCCACGCGCGACGACCGCACCCGGCCCGATCACGCTGCCGCCGATGGTCAGCAGGTCGGCTTAGATGAGAAGTTCACCGTCGGCGGCGTGATGATGGACCGCCCAGGCGACCCGTCCGCACCTATCGAATCGATTGCAAATTGCCGCTGCGCAATGACCTTTGAAGAGGTCTGA
- a CDS encoding phage portal protein encodes MIWPFSRKAAPTPPEKKNYGTVLTVARMTAPPSYSYDRMASEGYGQNPVVRRCVDMISTSVASIELVLFRQKDGELERVERFEEPDTSPAMQLLTLMDRPNPLQSGKEFLRHLTSYYCLSGNAFVLGNFGLNGRQKIPLGLDLLLPKCVQVMAPDSGIMPRAYRYRTGANDFIEYPVDQLTGRSSVLHLKTFNPLSPWYGLASLEAAALAVDQHNAGSQWNYSLLKNGAKPDGALVVKNQDGGQGSLTDEQYNRLKAMIDQQFSGSSNAGRPLLLEGGLEWQEMSMNPKDADFLNGKHAAASDIAMAFGVPPQLIGIPGSLTYANMEQANQAFWNGTVLTTLGVELEALNRWLVPLYGDDLFLWYDPDTIDALEPLRAAKSDRLNKASFLTPNEKREGAGYDKLDSEMADTLLVPSSTVPLDLLGAMDLSEPGSPADPSPQPEPAPAPEPAPQPEPAE; translated from the coding sequence GTGATCTGGCCCTTCAGCCGAAAGGCCGCCCCCACACCGCCGGAGAAGAAAAACTACGGCACGGTGCTCACCGTCGCACGAATGACCGCCCCGCCGTCGTACAGCTACGACCGCATGGCGTCGGAGGGCTACGGGCAGAACCCGGTGGTGCGCCGGTGCGTTGACATGATTTCCACGAGCGTCGCCAGCATCGAGCTGGTGTTGTTCCGGCAAAAAGACGGCGAACTGGAGCGCGTCGAGCGGTTCGAGGAACCCGATACCTCTCCGGCGATGCAGCTGCTCACACTCATGGACCGCCCGAACCCGCTGCAATCGGGCAAGGAGTTCCTGCGGCACCTGACCAGTTACTACTGCCTGTCGGGAAACGCCTTTGTACTCGGCAATTTCGGGCTCAACGGCCGCCAGAAGATACCCCTCGGGCTCGACCTGCTGCTGCCCAAATGCGTGCAGGTGATGGCACCGGACAGTGGCATCATGCCCAGAGCGTACCGTTACCGTACCGGGGCCAATGATTTCATCGAGTACCCGGTGGATCAGCTCACGGGCCGCAGCTCTGTGCTTCACCTCAAAACGTTCAACCCGCTCTCCCCGTGGTACGGCCTCGCCTCGCTCGAAGCGGCGGCCTTGGCCGTGGACCAGCACAACGCCGGGAGCCAGTGGAACTACTCGCTGCTGAAAAACGGTGCGAAACCGGACGGCGCGCTGGTGGTGAAGAACCAGGACGGCGGGCAGGGTTCGCTCACCGACGAGCAGTACAACCGCCTCAAGGCGATGATCGACCAGCAGTTCTCCGGCTCGTCCAACGCCGGCCGCCCGCTCCTCCTCGAAGGGGGCCTGGAGTGGCAGGAAATGTCAATGAACCCGAAGGACGCGGATTTCCTCAACGGGAAGCACGCGGCGGCCTCGGACATCGCAATGGCGTTCGGGGTTCCCCCGCAGCTGATCGGCATCCCCGGGAGCCTCACTTACGCGAACATGGAACAGGCGAACCAGGCGTTTTGGAACGGCACGGTGCTCACCACACTCGGCGTCGAACTGGAGGCGTTGAATCGCTGGCTGGTGCCGCTGTACGGCGATGACCTGTTCCTGTGGTACGACCCGGACACGATTGATGCACTCGAGCCGCTGCGGGCCGCGAAATCCGACCGCCTGAACAAAGCCAGCTTCCTGACCCCGAACGAAAAACGCGAGGGCGCGGGTTACGACAAACTGGATTCCGAGATGGCCGACACGCTCCTGGTTCCGTCCAGCACCGTGCCGCTTGACTTACTCGGTGCGATGGACTTATCGGAGCCCGGCAGTCCGGCCGATCCGAGCCCACAACCCGAGCCCGCTCCTGCACCGGAACCGGCCCCACAACCAGAGCCTGCCGAATGA
- the terL gene encoding phage terminase large subunit, with protein MAETSGIKPQPGPQEVFLASPADLAIYGGAAGGGKSFALLLEATRHINNPKFGAVIFRRNSTDILKEGALWDESQPLYGAVGGVPREGKLDWSFPSGAAISFSHLEHENTVYAWQGSQIPLIAFDELTHFTKKQFWYMFSRNRSTCGIRPYVRASCNPDPDSFVAGLVAWYIDPETGYALPERSGVIRYFVRQGEDIIWADHPQELLDRYTDLTRHDVKSFTFVASSVFDNQILLDKDPGYLGNLKAQDVVNKERLLRGNWKIRPAAGLLFNRSNFPLVDAAPAEARRVRSWDLAATTTEEGVDPDWTVGLRLSRDAHGTFYVEHVERFRGDPNTVESKIMNIAANDGRGVHIHLPQDPGQAGKSQAKYLINKLAGYNVTAERETGDKVTRASPASAQAGAGNIRVVRGAWNEAFFTELESFPSPNTHDDQVDGLSGAFNALIGPNAQPNIRSL; from the coding sequence ATGGCCGAGACAAGCGGGATTAAACCGCAACCGGGGCCGCAGGAAGTCTTCCTCGCGTCGCCGGCGGACCTCGCCATTTACGGCGGTGCAGCCGGTGGGGGCAAATCGTTCGCCCTGCTGCTCGAAGCCACTCGGCACATCAACAACCCGAAGTTCGGCGCGGTCATCTTCCGCCGGAACTCGACCGACATCCTCAAGGAAGGCGCACTCTGGGACGAGAGCCAGCCGCTGTATGGGGCCGTTGGTGGCGTTCCCCGCGAGGGCAAGCTCGACTGGTCGTTCCCGTCCGGGGCCGCGATCAGCTTCAGCCACCTCGAACACGAAAACACAGTTTACGCGTGGCAGGGGTCGCAGATCCCGCTCATCGCGTTCGACGAGCTGACGCACTTCACCAAGAAGCAGTTCTGGTACATGTTCAGCCGCAACCGCTCGACGTGCGGCATCCGCCCCTACGTCCGGGCGAGCTGCAACCCCGACCCCGATTCGTTCGTGGCCGGGCTCGTCGCCTGGTACATCGACCCGGAAACTGGGTACGCGCTTCCCGAGCGGAGCGGCGTCATCCGGTACTTCGTCCGCCAGGGCGAGGACATCATCTGGGCGGACCACCCACAGGAACTGCTCGACCGGTACACCGACTTGACCCGGCACGACGTGAAATCGTTCACGTTCGTCGCGTCCAGCGTGTTCGACAACCAGATCCTGCTCGACAAAGACCCCGGGTACCTCGGGAACTTGAAGGCCCAGGACGTCGTTAACAAGGAGCGCCTGCTCCGCGGGAACTGGAAGATCCGCCCCGCAGCCGGGCTCCTATTCAATCGCAGCAATTTCCCCCTCGTGGACGCCGCACCGGCCGAAGCACGAAGGGTGCGGAGCTGGGATCTCGCGGCAACCACGACCGAAGAGGGCGTCGATCCCGACTGGACCGTCGGGCTGAGGCTGTCACGGGACGCGCACGGGACGTTCTACGTCGAGCACGTGGAGCGATTCCGGGGCGACCCGAACACGGTCGAGAGCAAGATCATGAACATCGCCGCGAATGACGGCCGGGGCGTTCACATTCACCTCCCACAAGACCCCGGCCAGGCTGGGAAATCGCAGGCGAAATATCTCATCAACAAATTGGCCGGGTACAACGTGACAGCGGAACGAGAAACAGGTGACAAGGTGACGCGCGCGTCACCGGCATCGGCACAGGCGGGTGCGGGTAACATCCGCGTGGTCCGGGGTGCGTGGAACGAAGCGTTCTTCACGGAACTGGAGAGCTTCCCCAGCCCGAATACGCACGACGACCAGGTTGACGGCCTGTCCGGTGCGTTCAACGCGCTGATCGGTCCCAACGCCCAACCGAACATCCGGTCCCTGTGA
- a CDS encoding terminase small subunit — MAGREMPAAREAWSVGVILLSAGPLTTKQMLTIATGDQRTHPLQPQPRTAFSLPIFLARFTVKWHNSAESNFCHRNTPPPPGGFFIAPMATELTPKQQRFVEEYLIDLNATQAAIRAGYSEDTAGSMGHENLKKPEIQAALKEAMDARSQRTQITADMVMAELGRLGFSNIRHYMSWNDSAVQLVPSEELNDDATRCIAEVSQTVTAEGGTVKLKLHDKVSALEKIARHLGMFNDKVKLEGGITLAGSVNVYLPDNGRDKRD, encoded by the coding sequence GTGGCCGGACGCGAGATGCCCGCGGCACGTGAGGCGTGGAGCGTGGGTGTCATTCTTTTATCAGCTGGTCCTCTAACAACGAAACAAATGCTCACAATTGCCACGGGCGATCAACGAACGCACCCGTTACAACCTCAACCCAGAACTGCATTTAGCCTTCCGATTTTTCTTGCGCGATTCACCGTGAAGTGGCACAATTCGGCAGAATCGAATTTTTGCCACAGAAACACACCGCCGCCTCCGGGCGGCTTTTTTATTGCCCCGATGGCCACAGAACTGACCCCCAAACAACAGCGATTCGTCGAGGAATACTTAATCGATCTGAACGCCACCCAGGCCGCGATCCGCGCCGGGTACAGCGAAGATACGGCCGGATCAATGGGCCACGAGAACCTCAAGAAACCTGAAATTCAAGCCGCTCTCAAAGAGGCAATGGACGCTCGCTCGCAGCGCACCCAGATCACCGCCGACATGGTGATGGCCGAACTGGGCCGCCTCGGCTTCTCGAACATCCGCCATTACATGAGTTGGAACGATAGTGCCGTTCAACTCGTGCCGTCCGAAGAGCTGAACGACGACGCCACCCGGTGCATTGCCGAGGTCTCCCAGACGGTCACGGCCGAGGGCGGGACGGTCAAATTGAAACTGCACGACAAAGTGTCCGCGCTGGAGAAGATCGCACGGCACCTCGGCATGTTTAACGACAAGGTAAAACTGGAGGGCGGCATTACGCTCGCGGGCTCGGTCAACGTGTACCTGCCGGATAATGGCCGAGACAAGCGGGATTAA
- a CDS encoding response regulator: protein MTVTIVDDCDTIRQICNVVARRMDFRTECFVDGQEFLDNYTPKAGVVLLGITMPRKNGIEVLIELRELGWNLNVVAMSAGYGKKDTPYFLDLGAKSFLPKPFRPAEVATEINRALGRAV from the coding sequence ATGACCGTGACCATCGTCGACGACTGTGACACGATTCGTCAGATTTGCAATGTGGTCGCCCGGAGAATGGATTTTCGGACCGAGTGCTTCGTGGATGGACAAGAGTTCCTCGACAATTACACCCCAAAGGCTGGTGTCGTGCTGCTGGGCATCACCATGCCCCGCAAGAACGGTATCGAGGTGCTTATCGAGTTGAGGGAGCTGGGGTGGAATCTGAACGTGGTCGCAATGAGTGCGGGCTACGGCAAAAAGGATACCCCGTATTTCCTCGATCTGGGTGCAAAAAGTTTCTTGCCAAAGCCGTTCAGACCTGCAGAAGTGGCAACAGAGATTAACCGGGCGTTGGGGAGGGCTGTGTGA